In the Flavobacteriales bacterium genome, one interval contains:
- a CDS encoding acyltransferase, whose translation MERIHNFLKKIYDKAFTELYRSSFKKMGRKSILCMPFSVNGAKYISIESEVYIKPNSWLLALDDDASTNEKLSIGSKTYIGRNVHIVAIKGVHISSDVLISDNVYLADNYHHFENGNKPYKDQGVGFKKEVLIGQGSWLGENVCVLSSHIGKQCIIGANSVVTKDIPDYSMAVGTPAKVIKKFDYTTNCWIEV comes from the coding sequence ATGGAAAGGATTCATAATTTTTTAAAAAAGATTTATGATAAAGCATTTACTGAGCTTTATCGAAGCTCGTTTAAAAAAATGGGTAGAAAATCGATTTTATGTATGCCATTTAGTGTTAATGGGGCTAAATACATATCCATAGAATCGGAGGTTTATATAAAGCCTAACTCATGGCTTCTTGCTCTTGATGATGACGCTTCAACAAATGAAAAATTAAGTATTGGCTCCAAAACTTATATTGGAAGAAATGTGCATATTGTTGCAATAAAAGGAGTTCATATTTCTAGCGATGTATTGATAAGCGATAATGTTTATTTGGCTGATAATTATCATCATTTTGAAAATGGAAACAAACCCTATAAAGACCAAGGTGTTGGGTTCAAAAAAGAAGTGCTCATAGGTCAAGGGTCCTGGTTAGGAGAAAATGTATGTGTGCTGTCTTCTCATATAGGCAAACAGTGTATTATAGGAGCAAATTCAGTGGTTACAAAAGACATCCCTGACTATTCAATGGCTGTAGGTACTCCGGCAAAAGTGATAAAGAAGTTTGATTACACTACTAACTGTTGGATTGAGGTGTAG